A window from Photobacterium leiognathi encodes these proteins:
- a CDS encoding DEAD/DEAH box helicase, whose product MLRLWQSECANKALDKYINGHSHFFCQATPGAGKTIMAADVAKSLLNNDEIDLVLCFSPSSAVAEGIKATFSIYLSCAFSGGLGTLGASYTYQSIKYLDDSFWETLKKYRIFVVFDEIHHCSFDEDGKSNSWGEQVVCKVQRLAKYTLALSGTPWRSDRLPIAMAEYSDPEGMLVCDYQYTLNQAVKDNVCRRPKIVLVDNEGLSIKDESSHSFSSIADLLQHTKASYQSIIHNQAAVIYILKSACIKLCEIRKRTPNAAGLIVAASVSHAKWIQKLLDVELKQTVSIVTYHHQSPMEEIQRFRNDKTQWIVSVGMISEGTDIPRLQVCCHLSAVKTELYFRQVLGRILRVTNSVNQDAWFYTFAESNLVEFAERIEQDIPESCMYIDAAQSVKCIISNRKIKANESSTTSDSGFSSLLIDWEDEVSNSSNSSSEMIYQESERIKLGQYRERVIAAFS is encoded by the coding sequence ATGCTGAGGTTGTGGCAGTCGGAGTGCGCTAATAAAGCGTTAGATAAATATATCAATGGACATTCACACTTCTTTTGCCAAGCGACTCCAGGTGCTGGAAAGACAATCATGGCCGCGGATGTCGCCAAATCATTATTGAATAATGATGAAATAGACTTAGTACTCTGTTTTTCGCCTTCTTCTGCAGTCGCAGAGGGAATCAAAGCGACATTTTCAATTTATTTATCATGCGCGTTTAGTGGGGGCTTAGGAACTTTAGGAGCATCGTACACATACCAAAGCATCAAATATCTTGATGATTCTTTTTGGGAAACATTAAAGAAATATCGAATTTTTGTCGTGTTTGATGAAATCCATCATTGTTCGTTTGACGAAGATGGGAAAAGTAATTCATGGGGAGAGCAAGTCGTATGTAAAGTACAGCGACTAGCTAAATATACATTAGCCCTATCAGGTACGCCTTGGCGCTCTGATCGTTTACCCATAGCAATGGCGGAATATTCTGATCCTGAAGGAATGTTAGTCTGTGATTATCAATATACATTAAATCAAGCTGTTAAAGATAATGTCTGTCGTCGGCCTAAGATTGTATTAGTTGATAATGAAGGTTTATCGATTAAAGATGAATCTAGTCACTCATTTTCATCAATTGCTGACTTACTTCAACATACAAAAGCGTCATATCAATCGATTATCCATAATCAGGCTGCTGTTATCTATATATTAAAGTCGGCTTGTATAAAGCTCTGCGAGATTAGAAAAAGAACACCGAATGCAGCAGGGCTGATTGTTGCAGCTTCAGTATCACACGCTAAATGGATACAAAAGTTGTTAGATGTTGAACTTAAGCAAACTGTTTCTATCGTTACTTATCACCATCAATCTCCAATGGAAGAAATTCAACGTTTTAGAAATGATAAAACACAATGGATAGTCAGTGTGGGAATGATTAGTGAAGGTACTGATATACCAAGACTTCAAGTTTGTTGTCACTTAAGTGCGGTTAAAACCGAGTTATATTTTAGACAGGTATTGGGGCGTATTTTGCGTGTAACGAATAGCGTTAATCAAGATGCATGGTTTTATACATTTGCTGAAAGTAATTTGGTCGAGTTTGCTGAACGTATAGAACAAGATATACCAGAGTCTTGTATGTATATCGATGCTGCTCAGTCTGTCAAATGCATCATTAGTAACAGGAAAATAAAAGCCAATGAAAGTAGTACGACTTCAGATAGTGGTTTTTCTTCACTTTTAATTGATTGGGAAGACGAAGTGTCAAATAGTTCTAACAGTAGCAGTGAAATGATTTATCAAGAATCTGAACGTATCAAATTAGGGCAATATAGAGAGCGAGTAATTGCAGCTTTTAGTTAA
- a CDS encoding helix-turn-helix domain-containing protein produces MEYNNPIPARLKAARKKAKITQKDLGVKIGMEESSASGRMNHYEKGRHVPDIGTLKRMAEELGVPLHYFFCENELSAELVCAIEKLSDEDKAALLEKLCSSN; encoded by the coding sequence GTGGAATACAACAACCCCATTCCAGCGAGGCTCAAGGCTGCGCGTAAAAAAGCAAAAATCACCCAGAAGGATTTAGGGGTGAAAATAGGTATGGAAGAAAGCTCTGCAAGCGGCCGAATGAATCATTATGAAAAAGGGCGTCATGTACCAGATATTGGTACTTTGAAGCGTATGGCAGAAGAGCTAGGTGTTCCGCTGCATTATTTCTTCTGTGAGAATGAATTAAGTGCAGAACTTGTGTGCGCCATTGAAAAACTGAGTGATGAAGATAAAGCTGCGTTACTTGAAAAGTTGTGTTCCTCTAATTAA
- a CDS encoding putative phage abortive infection protein, translating to MKYKFTISIFSLFAVIILLLYVKEFHGGLSDSHSVWGEFGSFFGGVLSPIVSVLAFIGLLYSMDQTKAQFKQQSEENSFYSLLNFHQSKTNQTVYKGSVGFDAFKALSEQFDISYNDFCFSFARRKIQEDPTELPSFAYDFLSRIIEERSPLNEGTGRELVIYYFGLSENKNELFKGLFDASIIDDDKSRIEAIGDTLIRQMKPDDRVKLIGEIYNNFYHDHGHILGHYFRNLYYTLQLADSTGKNDSYANILRAQLSRYELNLLFYNALSKYGSTKFNALLVKYNILNGLYNWDVCYKPEPDDLKKDLALLYCSNC from the coding sequence ATGAAATATAAATTTACAATCTCAATATTTAGTCTTTTTGCCGTAATAATTTTACTTTTATATGTTAAAGAGTTCCATGGTGGGCTTTCCGATTCTCATTCAGTTTGGGGTGAATTTGGTTCTTTCTTTGGTGGTGTTCTAAGTCCGATAGTAAGTGTTCTTGCATTTATCGGTCTTCTGTACTCTATGGATCAAACTAAAGCACAGTTTAAACAACAAAGTGAAGAAAACTCCTTTTATTCTTTGCTAAATTTCCATCAGTCCAAGACTAATCAAACTGTATATAAAGGCTCTGTTGGTTTTGATGCTTTCAAAGCTTTATCGGAACAATTCGATATTAGCTATAATGATTTTTGCTTTTCTTTTGCTAGAAGAAAAATTCAGGAAGATCCGACTGAACTTCCGAGCTTTGCCTACGATTTTCTATCCCGTATCATTGAAGAGCGTTCCCCTTTAAATGAAGGCACTGGGAGAGAGTTAGTTATTTACTACTTCGGGCTAAGTGAAAATAAAAATGAATTATTTAAAGGTCTATTTGATGCAAGTATCATAGATGATGATAAATCTAGAATTGAAGCAATTGGAGATACTCTAATAAGACAAATGAAACCAGATGATCGGGTTAAATTAATAGGGGAAATCTATAATAACTTTTACCACGATCATGGGCATATATTAGGGCATTATTTTAGAAACCTTTATTACACTCTTCAGCTAGCAGACTCTACAGGCAAGAACGATTCATATGCAAATATATTAAGAGCGCAATTATCAAGATATGAGTTAAATCTATTATTTTACAATGCATTGAGTAAGTATGGGTCGACCAAATTTAATGCACTATTAGTTAAATATAATATTCTTAATGGCTTATATAATTGGGATGTTTGCTACAAGCCAGAACCAGATGATTTAAAAAAAGACTTAGCTCTTTTATATTGCTCGAACTGCTAA
- a CDS encoding FAD-dependent oxidoreductase → MVTITIDGQSYNIDKNQTLLAAAKKCGIEIPSLCDVDGFGQDCILCDVEIAGKGIVKACDIQPIDGMVVTTESQILANIRKHSLERILQRANTNCSVPPCQIACPANVDIQSYLYFIANNEHLKAIEVIKKTLPMPLSIGRVCPAFCEAKCQRNLVDEPLAIRQLKRYAADIDLKKIENYTPVKKESKGKNIAIVGAGPGGLSCGYFLSNEGYNVTVFESMPQASGWLRYGIPEYRLPKAILDKEIDIMCRNGMTIKTNTKLGEDFTLTSLSEEFDSVCLAIGASQASEMNYTGSDLDGCYLGVDFLKDLAMEKQYSVGKKVAVIGGGNTAIDCARSALRLGADTTLIYRRTRDEMPAETYEIEEAEHEGVKFHFLTNPVENIADENGRVCQVKLETMALGEPDASGRCSPKPTSEYTLEDFDTVIAAVSQKTDTSFLANEDIELSFSRWNTINVDKATMHSGVKNIFAIGDFRRGPATAIEAIADGRKAAKAIDEYFGGNMEKLYTESFRSRNVERSHLIRPEHAEKLKRVMASITTGDNTQEIDAKLNHALGKLLRAKMPELTLAQREQSFSEVETGLSQQAAIDEANRCLSCGCDAGNDCKLRHYATDYKVDRKLFINRAVPLAN, encoded by the coding sequence ATGGTTACTATTACTATTGATGGACAATCTTATAACATCGATAAAAACCAAACCCTTTTAGCAGCCGCAAAAAAATGTGGTATTGAAATTCCTTCTTTATGTGATGTTGATGGTTTCGGTCAAGACTGCATACTTTGCGATGTTGAAATCGCAGGAAAAGGGATTGTAAAAGCTTGTGATATTCAACCCATCGACGGCATGGTTGTAACTACAGAATCGCAAATTCTAGCGAATATTAGAAAACACAGCCTTGAACGTATTTTACAGCGAGCCAATACCAACTGTAGCGTGCCACCTTGTCAAATTGCCTGCCCTGCAAACGTAGATATTCAGTCATATCTGTACTTCATTGCCAATAACGAACATTTAAAAGCCATTGAAGTGATTAAAAAAACACTGCCAATGCCGCTATCTATTGGTCGTGTTTGTCCTGCTTTCTGTGAAGCAAAATGCCAACGTAACTTAGTTGATGAACCATTAGCGATTCGCCAGCTTAAACGTTATGCTGCAGATATCGATCTTAAAAAAATTGAAAACTACACGCCAGTTAAGAAAGAAAGCAAAGGCAAAAACATTGCCATCGTTGGTGCAGGCCCTGGTGGTTTAAGTTGCGGTTACTTCCTTAGCAATGAAGGTTACAACGTCACTGTATTTGAATCAATGCCGCAAGCTAGTGGTTGGTTACGTTACGGCATTCCCGAATACCGCTTACCTAAAGCCATTCTAGATAAAGAAATCGACATCATGTGTCGCAATGGCATGACAATTAAAACCAATACAAAATTAGGTGAAGATTTTACCCTTACTTCTTTAAGTGAAGAGTTTGATTCTGTTTGCTTAGCCATTGGTGCGTCACAAGCAAGTGAAATGAACTATACGGGTAGCGATCTTGATGGTTGTTACTTAGGTGTTGATTTCTTAAAAGATCTGGCGATGGAAAAACAATACAGCGTTGGCAAGAAAGTCGCTGTTATTGGTGGTGGTAATACTGCAATTGACTGTGCCCGCTCTGCATTACGTTTAGGCGCTGACACTACCCTTATTTACCGTCGTACCCGCGATGAAATGCCAGCAGAAACCTACGAGATCGAAGAAGCAGAACACGAAGGCGTGAAATTCCACTTTTTAACCAATCCTGTTGAGAATATTGCTGATGAAAACGGCCGTGTTTGCCAAGTGAAATTAGAAACAATGGCACTAGGTGAACCTGATGCCTCTGGCCGCTGCTCACCAAAACCAACCAGTGAGTACACACTTGAAGACTTTGATACTGTGATCGCAGCAGTATCACAAAAAACAGATACCAGCTTTTTAGCTAACGAAGACATTGAATTATCATTTAGCCGTTGGAATACCATCAATGTTGATAAAGCGACCATGCACTCTGGGGTCAAGAATATCTTTGCCATTGGTGATTTTCGTCGCGGTCCAGCCACTGCAATTGAAGCAATTGCTGATGGCCGTAAAGCAGCAAAAGCCATTGATGAATACTTTGGCGGTAACATGGAAAAGCTTTACACGGAGTCTTTCCGTTCTCGTAATGTTGAACGTAGCCATTTGATCCGTCCTGAACATGCAGAAAAGCTAAAACGTGTGATGGCATCGATAACAACAGGTGATAATACCCAAGAAATTGATGCTAAGTTGAATCATGCTTTAGGTAAATTACTACGCGCTAAAATGCCAGAGCTTACCCTAGCGCAAAGAGAACAAAGCTTTAGTGAAGTAGAAACAGGGCTTTCACAGCAAGCAGCTATTGATGAAGCCAACCGCTGCCTAAGCTGTGGTTGTGATGCAGGCAACGACTGTAAACTGCGTCACTACGCAACAGATTATAAGGTTGATCGTAAATTGTTTATCAACCGTGCCGTACCTTTAGCAAACTAA
- a CDS encoding CatB-related O-acetyltransferase: MQFETWLESQKLKDTITNPNIEIGDYSYYSGYYHGKSFEEQAVRYLLGDQVTQEVWQSGVFGEVDKLIIGKFCSIASGAIFMMAGNQGHRIDWISTFPFGNAFGDDVPSGFKRAGDTVIGNDVWIGSEAMIMPGVNIGNGAVIGSRSVITKDVAPYTVVVANNHVVKERFTPEQVEMLTEMQWWDWSEQQLKQAMQLMCSGDVEQLYNYYLEHIKE, encoded by the coding sequence ATGCAGTTTGAAACATGGCTTGAAAGTCAAAAGCTTAAAGACACTATTACTAACCCTAATATAGAAATCGGTGATTACAGTTATTATTCAGGTTATTACCATGGTAAATCGTTTGAGGAGCAAGCGGTTCGCTACTTGCTTGGTGATCAGGTCACACAAGAGGTTTGGCAAAGTGGGGTATTTGGCGAGGTTGATAAACTGATCATTGGTAAATTTTGCTCTATTGCGTCAGGGGCAATATTCATGATGGCGGGAAATCAAGGTCACCGCATTGATTGGATTTCAACATTCCCGTTTGGTAATGCGTTTGGTGACGATGTCCCAAGTGGTTTTAAGCGTGCTGGTGATACCGTGATTGGTAATGATGTTTGGATTGGCTCTGAAGCGATGATAATGCCAGGAGTTAACATTGGTAATGGCGCGGTGATCGGCTCACGTTCAGTGATCACCAAAGATGTTGCGCCTTATACTGTTGTCGTCGCTAATAACCATGTGGTTAAAGAGCGCTTTACGCCAGAACAAGTTGAGATGCTAACGGAAATGCAATGGTGGGATTGGTCAGAGCAACAACTAAAACAAGCCATGCAATTGATGTGCAGTGGCGATGTTGAACAGCTTTACAACTATTACCTTGAGCATATTAAAGAATAA
- a CDS encoding LysR family transcriptional regulator, with amino-acid sequence MEIKWLSYVPIYLALCEEKSIAKAAVKLNCSSAHISRQLRQLEALLDTQLIQRTTRQFNLTYDGLAFYKQVKALFAHAESINKQLHVTNSVSGKLRIAASASFGSTLLSEHLADFNLCHPNIELEVAFTETPLDLIDQGFDVAFYFTETPPDGYVGHYIRHLQCKPFAHSSYIARNPAITHPLDLIEHQHIIYRNSEFTLDKWCFINQTTQEKTNIILKPSMSFSLVTVMTEAMIKGCGIAMLDEMALSHLDSDKRTHIINILPDWFTPNRLPLYILYPKRKHLAQRTSLFVNFIRQQFEKIN; translated from the coding sequence ATGGAAATAAAGTGGCTAAGTTACGTCCCTATTTATTTGGCGTTATGCGAAGAAAAGAGCATCGCAAAAGCAGCAGTAAAATTAAACTGTTCAAGTGCCCATATCAGTCGTCAACTACGCCAACTTGAAGCGCTTTTAGATACTCAACTTATTCAGCGAACAACAAGACAATTCAACCTAACCTATGATGGATTAGCATTCTACAAACAAGTAAAAGCACTATTTGCGCACGCAGAATCTATCAATAAACAATTACATGTAACCAATTCAGTATCAGGAAAACTTCGTATTGCAGCATCAGCATCTTTTGGTTCAACGCTACTGAGTGAACATCTTGCTGACTTCAATTTGTGCCATCCTAATATTGAATTAGAAGTCGCCTTTACTGAAACACCACTCGATCTGATCGATCAAGGTTTTGATGTCGCTTTTTACTTCACAGAAACGCCACCTGATGGTTATGTGGGCCATTACATTCGCCACCTTCAATGTAAACCTTTCGCCCACTCAAGCTATATAGCGCGTAATCCTGCTATTACTCATCCATTGGATTTGATTGAGCACCAGCACATTATTTATCGAAATAGCGAATTCACGCTCGATAAATGGTGCTTTATTAATCAAACAACACAAGAAAAGACAAATATTATTCTTAAACCTTCAATGAGTTTTAGCCTAGTCACTGTTATGACCGAGGCAATGATCAAAGGCTGCGGTATTGCTATGCTCGATGAAATGGCACTCAGTCACTTAGATAGTGATAAACGAACACATATTATTAATATATTACCAGATTGGTTTACACCCAATCGTTTGCCTTTATATATCCTTTATCCGAAACGTAAGCACCTAGCCCAGCGTACAAGTCTATTTGTTAATTTTATTCGTCAACAATTTGAAAAAATAAATTAG
- the choV gene encoding choline ABC transporter ATP-binding protein: MNAITINNLDVVFGDKQQQALALLDQGKSRQQIIDETNQVVGVNNVSLQIKEGEICVLMGLSGSGKSSLLRAVNGLNDISRGELLIKDGEQTVDLANCSKAKLQHLRTHRVSMVFQKFALMPWLTVLDNVAFGLEMQNIPKKERHQRAREQLEMVGLAEWEDKYPSELSGGMQQRVGLARAFVMDTDILLMDEPFSALDPLIRAQLQDELLALQSKLNKTILFVSHDLDEALKIGNNIAIMESGELIQHGKPEEIVLNPKTDYVRDFVAYTNPLNVLKGRSLMTPVNALEQRGNTYKVCDADELWIAQNQDTLSIVNEGNVDCLSWQLTDAIPSHINDTTIVMVSPDITMRDAIELKRLNNKPLLMVENNQLVGVLHNKDVYNALLGDFQLAS, translated from the coding sequence ATGAATGCAATAACGATTAACAATCTGGATGTGGTGTTTGGCGATAAACAGCAACAAGCCTTAGCGTTATTAGATCAAGGTAAAAGCCGTCAACAAATTATTGATGAAACAAACCAAGTTGTTGGGGTTAATAACGTTAGCCTGCAAATCAAAGAAGGCGAGATTTGCGTACTAATGGGGTTGTCTGGTTCGGGTAAATCAAGTTTATTACGCGCGGTTAATGGATTGAACGATATAAGCCGTGGCGAATTGTTGATTAAAGATGGTGAACAAACTGTAGATTTAGCAAACTGTTCAAAAGCTAAGTTACAGCATCTTCGTACTCATCGTGTCTCGATGGTGTTTCAAAAATTTGCCTTAATGCCATGGCTAACTGTATTAGATAACGTTGCTTTTGGGCTTGAAATGCAAAATATCCCGAAAAAAGAGCGCCATCAGCGCGCTAGAGAGCAGTTAGAAATGGTGGGGCTGGCTGAATGGGAAGATAAGTATCCATCAGAGTTATCGGGCGGGATGCAGCAACGGGTGGGACTAGCACGTGCATTTGTTATGGATACGGATATTTTACTGATGGATGAGCCTTTTTCAGCGCTTGATCCATTAATCCGTGCGCAGCTACAAGATGAATTATTAGCACTACAAAGCAAACTAAATAAGACGATTTTGTTTGTCAGTCACGATTTAGATGAAGCACTTAAAATTGGTAACAATATCGCGATCATGGAGTCAGGAGAGCTGATTCAACACGGAAAACCTGAAGAGATTGTACTGAATCCGAAAACAGATTATGTGCGTGATTTTGTCGCATATACTAATCCGTTAAATGTATTGAAAGGGCGCTCATTGATGACGCCAGTAAACGCGTTAGAGCAACGGGGGAATACTTATAAAGTCTGTGATGCTGATGAGCTTTGGATCGCCCAGAATCAGGACACGCTGTCTATCGTGAATGAAGGTAATGTTGATTGTCTTTCATGGCAACTTACAGATGCTATTCCAAGTCATATTAATGACACCACTATAGTGATGGTCAGCCCTGATATTACTATGCGAGATGCCATTGAGCTGAAGCGACTCAATAACAAACCATTGCTCATGGTTGAAAATAATCAATTGGTTGGGGTATTACATAACAAAGATGTTTATAACGCGCTGTTAGGTGATTTTCAGCTGGCGTCTTAA